The bacterium genome has a window encoding:
- a CDS encoding PD-(D/E)XK nuclease family protein — translation MEALRQSTIYSYLRCPYQHFLQSAEPDKRTFRHPAAMHGTVLHRLIKRLHEGDWDMDLQAAYLLAFQHEVTNGQNDTLPVRWKDESEERDQYLSDAVAMLEGYRSKAYNRDCKILMAEAQFTVRMGRHQLTGTLDQLRQHPDGTLELVDFKSGKTAPPQAYVDLDYQLSIYAYALLHGTLLVDGKLLQPRILPDRLTLYFLRHHIPYKRATGGKSAGEERGDPRISTTRNLDQLKAMKQDVAHVSRMMKAGCYPRSPDPMKCGVCAFADACRGATQDARLPMARLESLVSQLEEVA, via the coding sequence ATGGAAGCCCTACGCCAATCCACCATCTACAGCTACCTGCGCTGTCCCTACCAGCACTTCCTGCAGAGCGCCGAACCGGACAAACGGACATTCCGACACCCCGCCGCGATGCACGGGACTGTGCTCCATAGGCTGATCAAGCGCCTGCACGAAGGCGACTGGGATATGGATCTGCAGGCAGCCTACCTGCTGGCCTTCCAGCACGAAGTGACAAACGGACAAAACGACACGCTGCCCGTGCGCTGGAAGGATGAATCCGAAGAGCGCGACCAGTATCTGTCCGACGCGGTGGCCATGCTGGAGGGCTACCGCAGCAAGGCCTACAACCGGGACTGCAAGATCCTGATGGCCGAGGCCCAATTCACGGTGAGGATGGGACGGCATCAGCTGACGGGAACCTTGGACCAGCTGCGCCAGCACCCGGACGGCACGCTGGAGCTGGTGGACTTCAAGAGCGGCAAGACCGCACCGCCCCAGGCCTATGTGGACCTGGACTACCAACTGTCCATCTACGCCTACGCCTTGCTCCACGGCACTCTGCTGGTGGACGGCAAGCTGCTGCAACCACGCATCCTGCCGGATCGCTTGACCCTCTACTTCCTGCGTCACCACATCCCCTACAAGCGGGCCACAGGCGGCAAGTCCGCCGGGGAAGAGCGCGGGGATCCCCGCATCAGCACCACCCGCAACCTGGACCAACTGAAGGCCATGAAACAGGACGTGGCCCATGTGTCACGGATGATGAAGGCAGGGTGCTATCCACGCTCGCCGGATCCCATGAAGTGTGGTGTCTGCGCCTTCGCCGACGCCTGTCGTGGCGCGACCCAAGACGCCCGCCTGCCCATGGCCCGCCTGGAATCCCTTGTATCACAACTGGAGGAAGTCGCATGA
- a CDS encoding DUF932 domain-containing protein, whose translation MRPRTLTVNDPFVPIQRVPLFTPAGVQSSRYAIVLDPQGAHEEAGIVSDDYNLVENSRVVETAERILAEGALEASRGKTLFDGRRFRQRWVLGQHTFETQPGDIVALTLDAWNSYDGSARFGVAFNMQRLVCSNGMVVDQLLGGFRFKHNQAHGEVFDCEVEQAVERLQQLSQNIHLLAPKFQTMTRQKLSIAGIQRVFSDLEIPRPLVSDVFMELEGSRAWDLYNAFTHVLTRQESFGAEHTNRRVTQYFLDHARG comes from the coding sequence ATGAGACCGCGAACCCTGACGGTCAACGACCCCTTTGTGCCTATCCAACGTGTGCCCCTATTCACCCCAGCCGGTGTGCAGTCCAGCCGCTACGCCATCGTGCTGGATCCGCAGGGTGCCCATGAGGAAGCGGGCATCGTGTCCGACGACTACAACCTAGTGGAGAACTCCCGTGTGGTGGAGACGGCGGAGCGAATCCTGGCGGAAGGCGCTCTGGAAGCCTCACGGGGCAAGACCTTGTTCGATGGACGACGCTTCCGCCAGCGGTGGGTGCTGGGGCAGCACACCTTCGAGACCCAACCCGGTGACATCGTCGCCCTGACCTTGGACGCCTGGAATTCCTACGACGGCTCGGCCAGATTCGGCGTCGCCTTCAACATGCAGCGCCTGGTCTGTTCCAACGGCATGGTGGTCGACCAGTTGCTGGGTGGGTTCCGCTTCAAGCATAACCAGGCCCATGGCGAGGTCTTCGACTGCGAAGTGGAGCAGGCCGTGGAGCGGCTCCAGCAGTTGTCCCAGAACATCCACCTGCTCGCGCCCAAGTTCCAGACCATGACCCGGCAGAAGCTCTCCATCGCGGGGATCCAGCGCGTCTTCAGCGACCTGGAGATCCCGCGCCCACTGGTGTCCGATGTCTTCATGGAACTGGAAGGCAGCCGCGCCTGGGATCTCTACAACGCCTTCACCCACGTGTTGACCAGGCAGGAGTCCTTCGGCGCCGAGCACACCAACCGGCGTGTCACGCAGTACTTCCTTGACCACGCGAGGGGTTGA
- the msrA gene encoding peptide-methionine (S)-S-oxide reductase MsrA: MKPEAVDVKRNYELATFAGGCFWCMEPPFEQLEGVLAVTSGYMGGRGAEPSYEEVCSGETGHLEVVQVAFDSSKVTFETLLEVFWRNIDPTDAWGQFADKGSQYRTAIFCHTPEQRAAAQASKEALAASGTFERPIVTEIRDAMAFHPAEDVHQDYHKKQPLRYQGYKEASGRAGFLRRMWGKESGAP; this comes from the coding sequence ATGAAGCCAGAAGCTGTTGATGTAAAAAGGAATTACGAGTTGGCCACTTTCGCCGGCGGCTGCTTCTGGTGCATGGAGCCGCCCTTCGAGCAGCTGGAGGGCGTGCTGGCCGTGACCAGCGGCTACATGGGCGGCCGCGGGGCGGAGCCCAGCTACGAAGAGGTGTGCTCCGGGGAGACGGGGCATCTGGAAGTGGTGCAGGTGGCCTTCGACAGCAGCAAGGTCACCTTTGAGACGTTGCTGGAGGTCTTCTGGCGCAACATCGACCCCACCGACGCCTGGGGCCAGTTCGCCGACAAGGGCAGCCAGTACCGCACGGCCATTTTCTGCCACACGCCGGAGCAGCGCGCCGCCGCGCAGGCCAGCAAGGAGGCCCTGGCCGCCTCCGGCACCTTCGAGCGCCCCATCGTCACGGAGATCCGCGACGCCATGGCGTTCCATCCCGCCGAGGATGTCCACCAGGACTACCACAAGAAGCAGCCCCTGCGCTACCAGGGCTACAAGGAGGCCTCGGGGCGGGCGGGCTTCCTGCGGCGGATGTGGGGGAAGGAAAGCGGCGCTCCATAG